One genomic window of Hemitrygon akajei chromosome 1, sHemAka1.3, whole genome shotgun sequence includes the following:
- the chchd7 gene encoding coiled-coil-helix-coiled-coil-helix domain-containing protein 7 yields MPGNVRKLRDEDTNPCIEESDASKKCLEANDYNKNMCSYYFLRYKMCRKFWNDVTVRRRRSGVKPEMPTAKERKEILEDYQEKPY; encoded by the exons ATGCCTGGAAATGTGCGAAAGTTAAGAGATGAAGACACAAATCCATGTATTGAG GAAAGTGATGCCTCCAAAAAGTGCCTAGAAGCAAATGACTACAACAAAAATATGTGCAGCTATTATTTTCTGAGATACAAGATGTGTAGGAAATTCTGG AATGATGTAACAGTGCGAAGAAGGAGGAGTGGTGTTAAACCTGAAATGCCAACTGCCAAGGAAAGGAAAGAGATTTTAGAAGACTATCAAGAGAAGCCCTACTGA